The Phormidium yuhuli AB48 DNA window CTATGTCCAAGACGGTCAAACCTTGACCGTGGTGGATTTACCGGGGGTGTATTCCCTCGATGCTGAGGATGCAGACACCGGCCTTGATGAAGGCATTGCTCGGGATTATCTCCTCTGTGGGGAAGCGGACTTAATTGCCAATATCGTCGATGCCTCTAATTTGGAACGCAATCTCTACCTGACAACGCAATTGATTGAAATGCGTCTGCCCATGGTAGTGGTGTTAAACATGACAGATGTGGCGCAGGAACAAGGCCTAGAGATTAAGGTTGAGGCCTTATCGCAACGGTTAGGCTGTCCCGTGGTGTCCGTGGTTGCCTCGAAATCTCTGGGAATGACTCAGTTGCGCGAGGCCATTGCGCAGGGGTTACAGTCGCCGCCGATTCCGCCGACGTTTGTAGCTTATCCAGCGGTAGTAGAAGATGCGATCGCCGCGATTTTACCCCATTTAGAGGCCCCGGGAGATCCTTCGCCGGTGGATGCACGTTGGAGGGCGTTGCGGCTGTTGGAATACAACGATTTGACCAGTCCTCAGCAACAGTCACCAGATCTCAATCGCAGCATCAGTCTTTGGCAACGCCGGGTTCAGGAGGTCTTGGGGGAAGAGTTAGATATTGTCATCGCCGATGCCCGGTATGGCTTTATTCGCACTATCACCGAGGTGGCCTTGCTGCGATCGCGCCACATCAGTACCAGTTTGACCCAACGGATCGACCGTTGGGTTCTCAACCGCTGGCTGGGGATTCCCCTATTTTTGGCGGTGATGTATCTGATGTTTCTATTCTCGATTAATGTCGGCAGTGTCTTTATTGATTTCTTTGAATTGTTGACTGGGGCGATTTTTGTCGAGGGCTTCGCCAACATCTTGGAAAGAGTTGGGAGTCCTGATTGGCTGATTGCTTTACTGGCCAACGGAGCAGGCGGCGGCATTCAAACCGTGGCCACGTTTATTCCGGTGATTGCCTGTACATTCTTATTTTTGGCATTTTTGGAAGACTCCGGTTATATGGCCCGGGCCGCCTTTGTCATGGATCGTTTGATGCGACTTATGGGGCTACCGGGGAAATCATTTGTTCCCATGTTGGTGGGGTTTGGCTGTAATGTGCCGGCGATTTTGGCTACCCGCAGTCTAGAAAGCCCTCGCGATCGCCTCTTGACGATTCTCATGAATCCGTTCATGTCCTGTGGGGCCCGGCTGCCGGTCTATGCCCTATTTGCAGCAGCATTTTTCCCGGTGAGGGGTCAAAATGTAGTCTTTGCCCTCTATTTGACCGGGATTGCGGCGGCGGTGGTGACGGGATTGATTCTCAAGCAGACGCTACTACAAGGGGAGGTATCTCATTTCATTATGGAGTTGCCGCTGTATCATCTGCCGACGCTGCGCGGGGTGTTATGGCGCACCTGGGACCGCTTGCGAGAGT harbors:
- the feoB gene encoding Fe(2+) transporter permease subunit FeoB — encoded protein: MTPIATRPVKIAAIGNPNSGKTTLFNALTGSNQVTGNWPGVTVERVEGTYVQDGQTLTVVDLPGVYSLDAEDADTGLDEGIARDYLLCGEADLIANIVDASNLERNLYLTTQLIEMRLPMVVVLNMTDVAQEQGLEIKVEALSQRLGCPVVSVVASKSLGMTQLREAIAQGLQSPPIPPTFVAYPAVVEDAIAAILPHLEAPGDPSPVDARWRALRLLEYNDLTSPQQQSPDLNRSISLWQRRVQEVLGEELDIVIADARYGFIRTITEVALLRSRHISTSLTQRIDRWVLNRWLGIPLFLAVMYLMFLFSINVGSVFIDFFELLTGAIFVEGFANILERVGSPDWLIALLANGAGGGIQTVATFIPVIACTFLFLAFLEDSGYMARAAFVMDRLMRLMGLPGKSFVPMLVGFGCNVPAILATRSLESPRDRLLTILMNPFMSCGARLPVYALFAAAFFPVRGQNVVFALYLTGIAAAVVTGLILKQTLLQGEVSHFIMELPLYHLPTLRGVLWRTWDRLREFIWRAGQVIVIMVMILGLLNTVRWDGSFGDSQTSVLTDVSRRITPVFAPMGIQPENYPATVGVFTGVFAKEAIVGSLDALYGQLAREAAEDAEDSFEFWPTIEEAFTSIGDNFRELGGRLLDPLGLDVGDIDDVEGAAAEQGVASHTFGQMVTRFDGQVGAFAYLLFVLLYFPCLAATAAIHRETGTRWTLFAGIWTTGLAYWVATFFYQFGTFDRHPGSSTAWLLGLLVFLTLILVGMRRIGRLV